In Humulus lupulus chromosome 7, drHumLupu1.1, whole genome shotgun sequence, the following are encoded in one genomic region:
- the LOC133791691 gene encoding uncharacterized protein LOC133791691 has translation MPFSFYPIVSFSVNNNYSSIQILTGSNYKKWKRDVDFSLGIMDLDLCMREDQPAALTDASTTAQQTLHVQLEKSNRLSLIDMKRSIPEHLLSGLLETTNAKEFLTNVGKLYDTGENAETGSLMDEIQTIKYDETKGVRDFILKIVNIQSKLKDSKIHLPDS, from the coding sequence ATGCCATTTTCCTTTTATCCTATAGTTTCTTTTTCTGTGAACAACAACTATTCTTCAATTCAAATTCTGACTGGGTCCAACTACAAGAAGTGGAAACGAGATGTGGATTTTAGTTTGGGAATCATGGACTTGGACCTATGCATGCGTGAAGATCAACCTGCTGCTCTTACTGATGCGAGCACTACTGCCCAACAAACTCTCCATGTACAATTGGAAAAGTCAAATCGTCTCAGTCTTATAGATATGAAAAGATCGATTCCTGAACATCTTTTGAGTGGTCTGCTTGAGACAACTAATGCCAAAGAGTTTTTAACTAATGTGGGAAAATTGTATGACACTGGTGAGAATGCTGAAACTGGATCTCTTATGGATGAGATTCAAACCATCAAGTATGATGAAACTAAAGGAGTAAGGGACTTCATTCTGAAAATTGTCAATATTCAGTCGAAGCTAAAAGATAGTAAGATTCATCTACCTGATTCCTAA